ACACGCAAAACAAAGAAACCGTAGAGAAAAGCAAAGACGACCATAAGGCTTAATCAACATGGGGATGTGGGAACTTGTTGTCGTACTGATCGTGGGTCTAATTGTTTTAGGCCCAGAGCGCTTGCCTGTGGCAATTCGCACGGTTAGCCGCTGGGTAAAAACCTTAAAGTCAGTCGCCAACTCAGTGAAAGCAGAAGTGAACGAAGAACTCCGTATCCATGAGCTTCACGAAAACTTAAAAAAAGCAGAGCAACAAAACTTGCAAGAACTATCTCCAGATCTGCAAGACTCTGTAAACGAACTTCAAAAGGCTGCTCAGTCAGTCACCCACAGTTACAAAAAAGACACGCCTGAAAAAACAGAAAGTAATAATAATGACGAAAAAAAGTGAATTTAATCTCTGCTTTTGTGGTCAATAACAACGATGATGAATAGTAAACTATGACCGAGCAAGCTCACACAGGCTTTGTTGGCCACTTAATTGAGTT
Above is a window of Pseudoalteromonas shioyasakiensis DNA encoding:
- the tatB gene encoding Sec-independent protein translocase protein TatB; amino-acid sequence: MGMWELVVVLIVGLIVLGPERLPVAIRTVSRWVKTLKSVANSVKAEVNEELRIHELHENLKKAEQQNLQELSPDLQDSVNELQKAAQSVTHSYKKDTPEKTESNNNDEKK